A window of Micromonospora eburnea genomic DNA:
GCGTTGGCCTCACCGACGAGTCGCGGCCGGGGTTCCTGAGAACATGGCCATCGGCTCCAGGGACGCCAGCGTTGGCGTGCGGCGATGCATCCTGGATGGGGGGCCGAGTCGTGGTGGAAAATGACTGGCGCACCGTCGTCGCCTGGTTGCGACAATTGTGCGCCGGCCCCACACCGGAACAACGAACTGTCGCCAAGGCGCTGGCGGTGCAGCTCGGTGCGCGCACGCCCGTGCCCGTCGCCGCCGCCCTGCTGCGGGCACAGCTCCGGCTGCCCCTGAGTCTGCCGGCTCCGCGGCCGATAGGCGATGCCGAACTCGACTACTTGCAGAATTTGGCGGGTGAGGTCGGCCTGCGCATCCCGGGAATCGACGCCATAAACGACCGGGACACGCTCGATGCGTGGATCATGGTGGCACGCGCCCGGCAGTCGATTGCCCATCTGAGGCGCCTGAAGCCTGAAGTCGGTGACGTGGTCGTGACCGTCGACCGGCAGACGACCGCCCACCGGCACCGGCAACTCGCCTCGCTCAGCAGGACGGGCAGACTGAACTTCCGCGGTGGCCGTGGCGGGCGGACATGGCCCCAGTTCGTGACCCGTGTCGTGAAGCCCGCAAGCAGTGAGTATCCCGAGGTCATGCGCCTCGTTGCCGAAGAGCTCGCGGCGAGCGACAAACACCCCGAACTGGTCTCCGACAGCGACCTGCGGCGCCTTGCCCCGTGGAAGGTCGAACGGACGGCGGGAATGGCGGCTCGCGTAACGCTCCGGGACGCCATCATGACCGCTGCCGAAGAACGTCCTCTGCAGGTGGTGCTGGAACGCCACCCCGAGATGCTCGCCCAGGTTGTCAGCGGCAACCACGGAACGTGGGTGCGGCCGCAGGTCCAGTTCGGCAACCACTACATGGCCGATTTCCTGATAGCCGCGAGGACGTCAATGGGCCTGCGGTGGACGCTCGTGGAGCTGGAGAGCCCCACCAAACGGCTCACGAATGCCAGCAACGGCAAGGCGTCACCCACCCTGCGGCACGCGGTCGACCAGATCGAGGACTGGCGTGCCTGGCTGACAGCCAACCTTGCCGTTGCCCGAAGCCCTCGAGAGGAGGGTGGCCTGGGGCTGCCCGGCATCACGGCCGACGCCCGCGGATTGATCATCATCGGTCGCGAGAGCGTGGAGGACAGTGGGAGGGGGCCTCGGGAACTGCTCTTCACCCGGAACAGGATCGAAGTCCGGACCTACGACTGGCTGCTCAAGGCAGTGAGCGAGAGCCATCCACTCGGCTGGGGCCTGCTCGAGCAGGAGGTCGGGTGGGATGACGAGGACGAACCGTTCTAGGCCTGCGCCGCAGTCGTCAGCGGCTGGGCGACACAGAAGATGATCGAGGATCAGCGCCCACCGACCTGTTGAGGTCGCTCGCGCTGATCAGCACCGGCCCGAGTGCCGATGCGCTCCTTCCGCAGCCGGTCCTGCTCCGGGTCCTGTTGGCCCGCCGCTCGGCGTCCGGCCGTGGCGGCTTGGAACAGCGCGGCTGTTGACCTGAGGTGGGCGACCAGCTCCGCCGGACCGCTGATCTCGAACGGCAGCCCGATCGACGCCAGCCGGAGCGTGTGCCATTCCGGAGTGTCCGGCGGCGCGAGCCACCGGCAGGTCCCGTCGGGCTGGTCGGTCAGGGTGCCTGGCGGCGGCCCGCCGAGGCGGTCGACCACGTGTGCAGCCGGTGCGTGGATCAGCACGTCAGCCGGGAATGTCGGGGCCATCTGCAAGGTCCGGCTGGCGATGAAGGCGGCCACGTCCCCGCCGGGTACCTCAGTCGTGGCCGCCCGGGCACCGGTCGCGACGAGGTCCGTGACCCGGTCCAGCCGAAAGGTCCGCCAGTCGTCGCGGTCGAGGTCGAAAGCGAGCAGGTACCAGCGCCGCCCGGCCGGCACCAGGGCGTGCGGCTCGACGTGCCGGCCCTCGTCGCGGTACCGGAAGCGCAGCCGCTCGTGGTTGGCGATCGTCGCGGCGGCGACGACCAACGTGTCGGGGTCCACTGGCTCCGGGGCGAGAGAGAACGGGTGGGCCACCGTGGCGGAGGCCAGGGTGTCAACCCTGCGGCGCAGCCGGGCCGGCAGGACCTGGAGCAGCTTGCGCAGCGCACGCACCGCCGCATCGTCCACACCGGCCACCGCCTGCGCGGCCGCCGTGCGCAGCCCGATGGCCACGGCGACCGCCTCGTCGTCCTCCAGTAGCAGCGGCGGCATCGCGGCGCCGGCCGTCAGCCGGTACCCGCCCGACCCGCCCTGCTCGGCGTGCACCGGGTAGCCCAGCTCGCGCAGCCGGTCGATGTCGCGCCGCACGGTCCGGCCGGACACCCCGAGCCGCTGCGCCAGTTCGCTTCCCGGCCACAGCCGAGGGGTCTGTAACAGCGACAGCAGGGACAGCAGTCGGGCGCGCGCGTCGGACACGGCTGCCATTGTGCCGCTCGACTAGGACGAGAACTGACCTATACGGCCTCTACCGTGGGCGCAGTCGCTACGACCGAGGGAGATTCACCATGAGCAGCACCGCACCCGCCGGGTACACGACCGTCGCGCCGTGGATCGTCACGCCCGACACCGGGCAGTTGCTGGATTTCATCACCGCGGTGTTCGACGGGGTCGAGCTGGGCCGGGTACGGCTGGAGGACGGGACCATCGGCCACGCCGAGATCCGCGTCGGCGACACCGTCCTACTCGCGTTCGACCAGCGGCCGGACTGGCCGGCCATGCCCTCGCTTCTGCGGGTGTTCGTCGCCGACGCCGACGCAACGACCGAACGGGCGGTCGCCGCCGGAGCCCGAGTGGTCACCGCAACGGCCACTCATGCCTTCGGCCAGCGGGGCGGCCGGGTACGCGACCCGTTCGGCAACATCTGGTGGATCAGCAGTGTGGTCGAGGACGTCGCACCCGAGGTAGGAATGCGGCGGCTCGCCGAACCGCCGTACGCCGAAGCGATGCGCGACGCCCAGGAGACCCTGGACCGGGAACTGAGCGGCCGCACCGACAGCGTCGTCAGCCGCCCACTGATCGGCTGAGCTGGGGCAGGGCCACATCGAACCCGTCACGCGGCCTTGCCGGGGAAACCGCCCCCGCAGCAAAGGACTTCGCGACCCAATCCGCCGCCCGTCGCTACCCGCATCAAAAACGCACTCCTCTCGGCACGAGCGTGCGCCTCTTGCCCTCTCTCCACCTTGGACACCGGAAGACCCGAGGACGTCGACCCGGACGGCTACCCGCTCGGGTTCACCGGCCGCCGTCCTGCCGAAGGTGCGATCAACGGCTCAGTGAGCTGCTCACGGGGCTCGGTCAGCGTAGTCCGGCGAACAGGTCGTCCTCGGGCGTCGGCGCGTCGGTGATGTCGCGGACCCGGACGAAGGTCTCCACGCCCATCAGCTCGGTGAACCGTTCCTGGCCAAGCTGTAGGAAGAAGATGTTCTCGGCCTGGCTGGCGTGCGCCGCCAACGACTCGAACTTCTGCGCGCCGTAGCCGCTCGTGTCCACCCAGGTGGTGATCTCGTCGTCGGGCAGGCCGAGCTGCGGCATCGCCTCCGACGGCCCCTCCGGCTCGGGAAACTCGACGCCAATCTCCTTCATGACGCGGCCGAACTCCTGAAAGGCGCTACGCGGCACGGTGGTCCAGTACACCTTCGAGGGAATGTTCGTTTGCTCGATGGCGGCCATGGTGATGCGGTGCGCCTGGATGTGGTCCGGATGGCCGTAGAAGCCGTTCTCGTCATAGGTGACAACGACGTCGGGCCGATAGCGGCGGATCAACTCGGCCAGCCGGTCGGCCGCCTCCGCCACCGGCGTGTTCCAGAACGCGCCGGGCGCGTCGTTGGCCGCCCAACCCATCATCCCGGAGTCCGCATAGTCGAGCGTCTCCAGGTGCGTGACCTTCAACGCCTCGCAACTGGCCGCCAACTCGGCCCGGCGCATCGCTACCACGGCCTCCGGGTCGTGCCCCGGGTCGCCCGGCTTGACCCCGCCGGGCCCGTCGCCGCACCGCCCGTCCGTGCAGGTCACGAGCACAGTCGTGACCCCCTCCGCCGCGTACCGGGCGAGGATGCCGCCCGTGCTGGTCGCCTCGTCGTCAGGGTGCGCGTGCACCGCCATCAAGGTCAGAGATCGCTCGGCCACCCCACCACAATACGAGGGATGCCCGACGCACTAGCATTGCCGCGGTCCGCGACGGCTGCTGAAACGAGGCGAGATGCGTTGGCTCCGGCAGTTGCTGGGTAGCAGGCGGGTCCAGCTCGATCCGGGACGACAGCAGGCGCTGCTGCGGGACGTCCGGCAGCGATACGGCGCCCGCTCACAGGTCCGGTTTCCGGAACAGGTCGAGGCGATCACCCAGCTGCTGAACGACGACGACGGCCTGGTGGTGGCGGCCCGGATCGTCAGCGAGGCCGCCGACGAGGCCCACGCGGACCTACAGGCCCAGGCTCACGACGTACACCGACGGACAGGCCGGCGGCTCCTGGTGCACCGCCGAAACTACCGGCCGCTGTGGAAGGAGGCCGGAGCGGCGCTGCGGTGGCCGCTGTTCGCGCTGCCGAGCGGCCTCCACCCGTACGCGCAGGTGTCCGCCGCCGTCGTGGTGGTCGGTAGCCGGGCGCCCCGGCTCGGCCGGGTGTCCGACCCGAACCCGCTCCTGACCCGCGTGTTCGAGGTGCTCGACCTCACCACCGCCAGCTGGGAGTACGGCCGGGTGCGGGTAGACACCGATGCCGCAGCCCTGGCCGATCGACTGATCTCGACTGCCGGGCAGGTCCTCGCGGCCATCGACGACCCGCCCCGGCTACCGCCTCCGGTCCGCGAGCTGATGCGCCGCAACAACACCCTCGACGTCCACGATCCGGCCGGCCCGCAGGTGGTCGGCGGAATCAATCTGGGCGCGAGAATGCGCGAGACCTTCCTGGTCTGAGACACCACACCGGACCCGAACAAGGTCCACGGGTAGGGCAGTTCGTCACGTCCCCGGCCGTCGCCCCTGCGATCCGTGCCGCCATGCGACAGCGGGGGGTGGAAGTCCGGTCACCGCCCTCACGTCGACGTCATCGACGGCCTTCTCCTGGTTACCGCCGGACGCACATCGCCGGTCCCCACCGACGTCACGACGCGCCTCGCAGGTAGGCGAGCACAGCCGAGACACGGCGGTCGGAGTCGGGGTCGAGTTCGAGCTTGGCGAAGATGTTGCCGACGTGCTTGCGGACCGCCGCCTCGCTGACCACGAGGTGCTCGGCGATGGTGGGGTTGGTGTAACCCTCAGCCATCAGTGCGAGGACCTCACGCTCGCGTTGGGTGAGCGCCGCCAGCGGACCGTGGTTGCGGCGTCGGGCGAGGAGGTGGCGAACGACGTCGGGGTCGACGACCGTGCCGCCTGCGGTCACCCGATCGAGATTGTCGAGAAAGTCGTGGACGTGGCTGACCCGGTCCTTGAGGAGATAGCCGATCCCGCCGCCCGTGGTGGACTCGAGCAGATCGGCGACGTACGCGTCGGCGATGTACGCGGACAGGAGGACGATCGCGATGTCGGGGTGCTGGGCGCGGATGGCGACGGCGGCGCGGAGTCCTTCGTCGGTGTGGGTCGGTGGCATGCGGATGTCGGTGAGGACGAGGTCGGGCCGTTGGTTGGCGGTGTAGACGAGCAGCGCGTGGGCGTCCGCGACCGCGGCGATGACCCGGTGGCCGGCCTTCTCCAGAATTCCGGCGAGTCCCTCCCGCAGGAGTGCCGCATCCTCGGCGATCACAATTCTCAGTGACCGTCTCAGTTCACGCTGATAGGGCATGTCATTCTCACGTTGGTCGGGCCTCCGGGCGGGCTGGTGATGTCGAGGGTGCCGTCGATGGCGTCGATGCGGGCGGCGAGCCCGGCGAGCCCGGACCCTCGGGCGGGGTCGGCGCCGCCGTGACCGTCGTCGACCACGGCCATGGTCAGGGTGTTCCCGGCAACCCAGGCGTGCACCTGGGCGCCACGGGCGCCGGAGTGGCGGGCGACGTTGGTCAAGGCCTCGCTGACGAGGAAGTACGCCGCGGTCTCTACTCGTGCGGGGAGTCGCCCCGCCAGGTGGAGTTCGGTGTCGACCGGGACCGGGGAGCGGTCGGCCAGTTCGTGAATCGCGGCGGCAAGTCCGTGGTCGGTGAGCACCCTGGGATGGATGCCGCGTACGGTGGCCCGCAGGTCCTCCAAGGCCTCCTCGGCGAGGGTGTGGGCTCTGGTGACCAGGTCGAATGCGGGGCCTTTGTTCAGTTCGAGTTCGGCCTGCCCGAGTGTCATGGTGAGAGCGACGAGGCGTTGCTGCGCGCCGTCGTGCAGGTCGCGTTCGATGCGGCGGCGCTCCGCCTCGAAGGCGTCGACGACTCCGGCGCGGGAGCGGCGTAGTTCGGTGACCGCAGCGACCAACCGCGCCTCAGGTGGATCAAGCAGGAGCCGGGCGAGCGCGGCCTGGGCGCTGGCAAGTACGGTCACCAGATACGCGGCGACGGCGAGGGCCAGGACCCCGACCGCCAGGGCGGCCCCGGCCTCGGCAGCATGATCGATCCGCCAACCGAACAGCTCCACCGCGTCGTACCGGACCAGGACAGGCGCGAGGATCAGCACGATCGGGGTTGTGATCGCCAGCGTCAGCACGACGGCGTCAACCAGCCACCCGACGGTCGCGAGGAGGACGGCGTAGCCGATCTCGGGCCACGAGACCGGCAGGGTGCGCCAGGTGCGCAGCCGTTCCCGCAGCCTCGGGCGCTCGCCACCGGACGGCTGCGGAAGCACGAGCCGGAGCCGGGCTCGTTCGATCTCGGCGATGACGGTTGTCACCAGGGGCAGACTGGCCAGCAAGAGGAGTCCGGCCACGATCACGGCGGTCAGAGCCCCGAGAGCGATCACCGCCGTGAGCACCAGAAGTACGCCGATCCCGAGCGGCACCGTCGAGGCGAGGTAGGCGAGTGACCTCCACGGCCAGGCCGAGGTCAGGAAACGCCACGGCCGACCGCGTACGGCGGACCAGGCGTCGGCGTGGCGCTTCACGTCGCCAAGCGTAGGAGGTGTGAGTGCCGTTGACGGTAGCGCCAGCGCTACCCGTGATGTCGCGCCTGAGCCAGTGCGCGGAACCCGCGGGCTAGCTGGACTGGACGCATGACGACGCAGACACTGACGGCACCCGCTGTCGCCCTTGAAGGCGTGACCCGCACGTACCGTTCTCGTGCGGGCGGCGTTCACGCGGTGCGTGGCATCACCCACGCCTTCGCCGGCGGTAGCTTCACCGCGATCATGGGCCCCTCAGGCTCCGGGAAATCCACCCTGCTCCAGCTCGCCGCTGGGCTCGACAGGCCCAACCACGGACGGGTGACCATCGGCGGCACCGTTCTGGACAGCCTCAGCGAGACCGCCTTGACCAAATTCCGGCGGACCTCGATGGCGTTCATCTTCCAGTCCTACAACCTGCTCGATGCCCTGACGGCCTTTGACAACGTCGCCCTGCCAGCCAGGCTCGCGCGACTGCCGGTCGACGGGGCAGCGGTGACCGACGCGCTGGACCGGGTCGGGCTGCGGGATCTGGCGAGGCGCCGGCCACCCGAACTCTCCGGCGGCCAGCAGCAGCGGGTCGCGATCGCCCGCGCTCTCTACGGCAAGCCCAACGTGATCTTCGCCGACGAACCCACCGGCGCACTCGATCGCAACACCGGCCGCGCGGTCCTCGCGCTGCTCCGCACCCTGGCCGACGGCGGACAGACCATCGTGATGGTGACCCACGACCCGCTCGCCGCCTCCTACGCCGACGAGACCCTCTTCCTCGCCGACGGCCAGATCGTCGGCCGACTCCAGGGCGCCGACGCCGCCGCCATCGCCAGGCGCATGAACGACCTGGAGCAGTGATGAACCGGCTCTCCCGTCAGACCGTCCGCACCTCGTGGGCGGCCTATCTCGGCGCCTTCGTCGCCCTCGCAGGCGGCGTCATCCTGATCGCCACCACGGTCAACCTGATCGGCTCGGTCGACGCCACCCTCACCGGCCTCGGCAGCGCGGCGACCCGGGAGCAGCGCCAGCAACTCGACGATCTCACCTCGATGTTCGGCATCATGTCGGCGATCTCCCTGTTCATGGCGATCTTCGTCGTTGGCAGCACCTTCGGATTCGTCGTCGCGACCCGCCGCCGCGAACTAGGACTGCTGAGACTCATCGGCGCGACCGGGCGTCAGGTGCGCCGCCTCGTCCTCGGCGAGTCGGTCGTCGTCGCTGTCGCTGCGATCATCGTCGGATGCTTCGTCGCAACACCGCTGGCGACGCCCGTTCTCGACCTGATCCGCCGCATCGGCCTCACCGACCTCCATCTGGTCGCCCCACCGGCGTGGCTGTCCTGGGCGATCGCCGCTCCCACCGGCATAGTCGTAGCGATGCTGGGAGCATGGCGCTCCTCCCGCCGGGCCGCCAAGGTCCCACCGTCCGCGGCACTGCGCGAGGCAACCATCGAACGCAGCCGCCCCAGCATTCTGCAACTGGTCGTCGGCACTCTCTGTCTCGCCACCGTGGTCACCGTAACCGTCCTGACCCAGCACGCGGAGCCGCTCTTCGCGCTGGTGAGCTCCGTCCTGCTGCCCGAGGTCATCGTCATCGGACTCATGTGCTTCGGGACCCTCCTCGTCCCACGACTCGCAGCGCTCCTCGCGCGCCCCTTCGTCAACCGCGACGTCGCCGCCCGGCTGGCCCGGGACGAACTCCGCGCCGCCGTACGCACCACCACCTCGATCGCCGCGCCCGTCATCGCGATCTCGGCCATAGCCGGCTCGTTGTTGGTCGCGCTGAGCTTCACCGCCGACTGGACATCAGCCCAGGACCGCGCCCAACTCGCCGCGCCCCTGGTCGTTCGCCCCGGCGCGGGGCACGAGGCTGAGACCGCGGCCAAGTTGGCAGAAGATCCTTCCGTGAAGCTGGTCGACGCCCGCCGCCGACTCACCGTGCCGTTCGGCGATGACGGCAACGAACGCCTGGAGGTCGACGCCGTCGACCCCACCACTGCGGCCGTGGCTCGCGGCCTGCACGCCACGAAGGGCAATCTCGGCGACCTTCACGGGGCCACCGTCGCAATCTCCGCCACCCAGGCGATCGACAGCGGCACCGGCCTCGGCGGCCACCTCAAGGCCAGGGTCAACGGCCGGCCGGTCGACCTGACGATCGTCGCGGTGGTACCCGCCGCTCCCGACCTCTACGGCGAGATCCTCCTCCCCGCCGACCTCGTCGCCGAGGACCTCGACAACACACCAGTCGGCGAACTGTTCGTCGTCCTCGACGGAGGCGCCGAAACCGGTGCGGCAAGGGCAGCTCTCGGCCAGGCCCTGACCGGCACCGACAGCCGGGTACTGACGGCTGAGGAATGGATCACCGACGTCACTGACCAGGTCCGGCGCAGTAACAACTTCGGCCTCACCATCCTGCTCGGCCCAGCCGGGGTCTATGCCGCCATCGCCGTCGTCAACGCCACCCTCATCGGCGCCACCCAACGACGCAGGCAACACCGAGCACTCGGCCTGCTCGGCGCGACGCGCGACCAGCTGCGTCGTACCGCGCTCTGGCAAGCCGCACTCATCACCGGCGCCGGTCTGGTCCTCGGCGGACTCACCACCGCATTCCTCGGCTGGCTCGTCCGACGGGCAGTCGCCGCCGACCTCGCCGGCACCGGAGTGCATGTCTCGATGACCGTTCCGTGGCTCCCACTGCTCACGATCGTCTCGGCCTGCGTCGGCCTCGCCGGGGCAGCGGCCATAGCAGGTGCGGCAGGTCGCCGGAGCCGGGTCACGACCGCATGACCAGTACGAGCGGGCGGCGGCCCCAGCGTCCGACGTTCCGGGGTTCATGGAGGTCTCGCACAACCTGTAGCGCTGCCGCGCCCAGGTGGTGGCGCGACTATGAAAAGCCCTTCTCGTCCAGGCCGGCCTCTCGGTTTTCGGGGGAGTCATGCTCTGCTTCCGCGGAGAGGGCCTGTCGTAGCTGGCGCCGTAGCGGCCGGCTGATCACGACCTCCACCACGGCGGTGACCAGGCAGGTCACGGCCAGCCACCCCAACGCTTGCAGGGCGGAGATTCGGGCGGTGACCGGCAGCAGCGCGAGTAGCGTGACCGCGGCGGCGAGCCGGGGCCAGACCAGGGCCCGGGCTCTCCGGCTCAGCCGCCACTGGAATGCCGCGTGGGCCACCAGGAACAGCGCGACCCCACCGTAGAGGGCGTAACGGCCGAGTTCGTCGAGTGGGTCACCACGTTGGTAGGCGTGGACGTTTCCGACCAGTGGCGGCGTGTGCTTGAGCCCGACGGAGAGCAGCATGACGCCGGCGATCATCGGTAGGTGCAGGTAGGTGTAGCCGTCCCGGGCGAGGGCCACCCGCCTGGCCGGTTCAGCCTCCCGTAACGCGTGTTCTCCGGTCAGCGTGGAGAGGTCGAAGTAGATCCACTCCAGTGCGCCGGCGACGAGGACCGCGAACGCCGAGGCGATGAGCAGGCCTGGTGTGTTGGGCAGGTCGGTGCCGGCGATACCGATGGCCACCAGGACCTCGCCGAGCACCACGATGATGATCAGATTGTGCCGCTCCGTCCAGTGCCGGGCGGAATGGATGGCTCGTGCTGGAAACGGTAGCGCCATGCCGAAGCCGTAGTCCACGGCCACGGCGGCCCCCCAGAGCACCACCTGGCCGACCCTGACCCGCTCGGAAGGCAGGCCGGACGAGGGCAGCAGCACCGCAGCAGCCAGCAACAGACCGGTGGCGACGCTCAACGGCAGGGTGAGCGCGAAAACGTCGCGCACGCGCAGTCCCGGCGAGGCGTACAGCCGCAAAGCCAGGTAGAACGTGCGTACCAGGACGAAGAGGATGACGAAGGCAAGCCCGCTATCGACGCCCCCCGGCAGGTCGTCGAACACCTCTCGAATGGTGACGGCCAGCAGGAACAGGACCGGCGTAGAGCCGAGGATCACCAGCCGCGACAGACCGTAGTTGGCCCTCACTCGGTTGCCCAGCCAGGCGAACAGCGACCACGACCACCACAGCAAGGTGAGCACCAGCAGCCCGTGCACCACACCGAGCGTGCTGTGTTCCGCGGTCATCAACGTGGTGACCTGGATGAACGCGAAGACGAACACCACGTCGAAGAACAGTTCGGCGGTGGTGACGTTGGTCTTCTCGGTGACCGGGCGTAAGCCCCTGCGTAGCCGCTCCACGAGCGCCCCCGGCGGTCATGCGCGGCCAGGACGCGCGAACGAGTCCGAGGACCGACAGGACGGCTTCTCCTCATCACCGCCACGAACGGATGCCGGGTGGCTCTCGGGGCGGCGCCTAGGGCAAATCGTACGCCGACTGGCGGCGGCCCGATGTGGGCCTGACAAAGTCGCCGCACCGATGAAAGTCGGCCTCCGTCTTTCGCTATGGCGGTGGCCAGCCGCCAACCGGCCCTGGCCTGTCGGCCGAGGTGCTGTCTATGGCGGCGCCCAGCGCCACACCGTCTCCGAACCGCCGCGGCTCGGCATCTGTTGCTGCTGCGGCGGCCCGAGTGCCTTGGTCAACGCGGTACCGAGTTGCTGGCAGCGCTCCCCGAAGGGGCGAAAGCCGTAGCGGGGAATCAGCCAGACGGCTCCGCCGCCGCGTCCGGCTGCCACCTGCCGGGCGAGCCCGGCCGGGTCCTCAGCCTCGATCCGCTGTCGGTAGTCGGTCCAGTCCAGTCGGCCTGGCCACTTCTGCTCGGGAAAGCTGAGCAGTCGCGGCCGATGACGCAGCCGCCGGATGATGTCGGGCCCGAGCTGGTCCGGGCAGAAGACCACCGTGTCGGCGTCGGTGACCTGCCGGTTGAGAAGATCAGCGAGGACAGCGGCGTCGGTGCGGGGGCGAGCCACCAGCACGGCGTCCACCGCCAGCCAG
This region includes:
- a CDS encoding WYL domain-containing protein, which encodes MSDARARLLSLLSLLQTPRLWPGSELAQRLGVSGRTVRRDIDRLRELGYPVHAEQGGSGGYRLTAGAAMPPLLLEDDEAVAVAIGLRTAAAQAVAGVDDAAVRALRKLLQVLPARLRRRVDTLASATVAHPFSLAPEPVDPDTLVVAAATIANHERLRFRYRDEGRHVEPHALVPAGRRWYLLAFDLDRDDWRTFRLDRVTDLVATGARAATTEVPGGDVAAFIASRTLQMAPTFPADVLIHAPAAHVVDRLGGPPPGTLTDQPDGTCRWLAPPDTPEWHTLRLASIGLPFEISGPAELVAHLRSTAALFQAATAGRRAAGQQDPEQDRLRKERIGTRAGADQRERPQQVGGR
- a CDS encoding Shedu anti-phage system protein SduA domain-containing protein; the protein is MVENDWRTVVAWLRQLCAGPTPEQRTVAKALAVQLGARTPVPVAAALLRAQLRLPLSLPAPRPIGDAELDYLQNLAGEVGLRIPGIDAINDRDTLDAWIMVARARQSIAHLRRLKPEVGDVVVTVDRQTTAHRHRQLASLSRTGRLNFRGGRGGRTWPQFVTRVVKPASSEYPEVMRLVAEELAASDKHPELVSDSDLRRLAPWKVERTAGMAARVTLRDAIMTAAEERPLQVVLERHPEMLAQVVSGNHGTWVRPQVQFGNHYMADFLIAARTSMGLRWTLVELESPTKRLTNASNGKASPTLRHAVDQIEDWRAWLTANLAVARSPREEGGLGLPGITADARGLIIIGRESVEDSGRGPRELLFTRNRIEVRTYDWLLKAVSESHPLGWGLLEQEVGWDDEDEPF
- a CDS encoding ABC transporter ATP-binding protein is translated as MTTQTLTAPAVALEGVTRTYRSRAGGVHAVRGITHAFAGGSFTAIMGPSGSGKSTLLQLAAGLDRPNHGRVTIGGTVLDSLSETALTKFRRTSMAFIFQSYNLLDALTAFDNVALPARLARLPVDGAAVTDALDRVGLRDLARRRPPELSGGQQQRVAIARALYGKPNVIFADEPTGALDRNTGRAVLALLRTLADGGQTIVMVTHDPLAASYADETLFLADGQIVGRLQGADAAAIARRMNDLEQ
- a CDS encoding PIG-L family deacetylase, which codes for MAERSLTLMAVHAHPDDEATSTGGILARYAAEGVTTVLVTCTDGRCGDGPGGVKPGDPGHDPEAVVAMRRAELAASCEALKVTHLETLDYADSGMMGWAANDAPGAFWNTPVAEAADRLAELIRRYRPDVVVTYDENGFYGHPDHIQAHRITMAAIEQTNIPSKVYWTTVPRSAFQEFGRVMKEIGVEFPEPEGPSEAMPQLGLPDDEITTWVDTSGYGAQKFESLAAHASQAENIFFLQLGQERFTELMGVETFVRVRDITDAPTPEDDLFAGLR
- a CDS encoding sensor histidine kinase — protein: MKRHADAWSAVRGRPWRFLTSAWPWRSLAYLASTVPLGIGVLLVLTAVIALGALTAVIVAGLLLLASLPLVTTVIAEIERARLRLVLPQPSGGERPRLRERLRTWRTLPVSWPEIGYAVLLATVGWLVDAVVLTLAITTPIVLILAPVLVRYDAVELFGWRIDHAAEAGAALAVGVLALAVAAYLVTVLASAQAALARLLLDPPEARLVAAVTELRRSRAGVVDAFEAERRRIERDLHDGAQQRLVALTMTLGQAELELNKGPAFDLVTRAHTLAEEALEDLRATVRGIHPRVLTDHGLAAAIHELADRSPVPVDTELHLAGRLPARVETAAYFLVSEALTNVARHSGARGAQVHAWVAGNTLTMAVVDDGHGGADPARGSGLAGLAARIDAIDGTLDITSPPGGPTNVRMTCPISVN
- a CDS encoding low temperature requirement protein A, with translation MERLRRGLRPVTEKTNVTTAELFFDVVFVFAFIQVTTLMTAEHSTLGVVHGLLVLTLLWWSWSLFAWLGNRVRANYGLSRLVILGSTPVLFLLAVTIREVFDDLPGGVDSGLAFVILFVLVRTFYLALRLYASPGLRVRDVFALTLPLSVATGLLLAAAVLLPSSGLPSERVRVGQVVLWGAAVAVDYGFGMALPFPARAIHSARHWTERHNLIIIVVLGEVLVAIGIAGTDLPNTPGLLIASAFAVLVAGALEWIYFDLSTLTGEHALREAEPARRVALARDGYTYLHLPMIAGVMLLSVGLKHTPPLVGNVHAYQRGDPLDELGRYALYGGVALFLVAHAAFQWRLSRRARALVWPRLAAAVTLLALLPVTARISALQALGWLAVTCLVTAVVEVVISRPLRRQLRQALSAEAEHDSPENREAGLDEKGFS
- a CDS encoding ABC transporter permease: MSAISLFMAIFVVGSTFGFVVATRRRELGLLRLIGATGRQVRRLVLGESVVVAVAAIIVGCFVATPLATPVLDLIRRIGLTDLHLVAPPAWLSWAIAAPTGIVVAMLGAWRSSRRAAKVPPSAALREATIERSRPSILQLVVGTLCLATVVTVTVLTQHAEPLFALVSSVLLPEVIVIGLMCFGTLLVPRLAALLARPFVNRDVAARLARDELRAAVRTTTSIAAPVIAISAIAGSLLVALSFTADWTSAQDRAQLAAPLVVRPGAGHEAETAAKLAEDPSVKLVDARRRLTVPFGDDGNERLEVDAVDPTTAAVARGLHATKGNLGDLHGATVAISATQAIDSGTGLGGHLKARVNGRPVDLTIVAVVPAAPDLYGEILLPADLVAEDLDNTPVGELFVVLDGGAETGAARAALGQALTGTDSRVLTAEEWITDVTDQVRRSNNFGLTILLGPAGVYAAIAVVNATLIGATQRRRQHRALGLLGATRDQLRRTALWQAALITGAGLVLGGLTTAFLGWLVRRAVAADLAGTGVHVSMTVPWLPLLTIVSACVGLAGAAAIAGAAGRRSRVTTA
- a CDS encoding response regulator transcription factor, encoding MRIVIAEDAALLREGLAGILEKAGHRVIAAVADAHALLVYTANQRPDLVLTDIRMPPTHTDEGLRAAVAIRAQHPDIAIVLLSAYIADAYVADLLESTTGGGIGYLLKDRVSHVHDFLDNLDRVTAGGTVVDPDVVRHLLARRRNHGPLAALTQREREVLALMAEGYTNPTIAEHLVVSEAAVRKHVGNIFAKLELDPDSDRRVSAVLAYLRGAS
- a CDS encoding VOC family protein, producing MSSTAPAGYTTVAPWIVTPDTGQLLDFITAVFDGVELGRVRLEDGTIGHAEIRVGDTVLLAFDQRPDWPAMPSLLRVFVADADATTERAVAAGARVVTATATHAFGQRGGRVRDPFGNIWWISSVVEDVAPEVGMRRLAEPPYAEAMRDAQETLDRELSGRTDSVVSRPLIG